One stretch of Methanosphaera sp. WGK6 DNA includes these proteins:
- a CDS encoding V-type ATP synthase subunit I → MFRSARMQKLSIVTLNQYTKPVIDILHERGVIQIDDLSEDIQNKEEYSGLDVSKQDLVASRIASLSMKCNSILDTLKSAEQSKSMVDVIKGFISPKEIIAKDVEDISSEELADKAEEIISKVDAVLSPIESRMNEIGTEETKYKDSLNVATQLSSFDIDFAYLQDTKYTKVISGRIPAEHLSEAKSKIEEVTERVEIFEGSSNSDSDVVYTPIIIVSATEFEEEISGVLRRLEFEKLDVTGLSGKSDEIIEASKSKLDEYKNERKQCLKDIREVSQRSKEHLLVINEQLEVEKERTEIYSHFGETSTTKMFKAWVVKDDVEETLSLIDEITDGHSIIEVEDPTEEEIDENKVPVKQQNPGFAKPYELLVNMYATPNYKDIDPTIIMAICFPFFFGYCLTDAFYGIILAIVGGILYTGMGKSSKTFKSFGVILVQMGLWTVLLGLLTGGFMGDFIPRFIMGDSSAALPTVIPDINAFAHPENILILALAIGLIHLNIAFIFGIIDNLKRSNYKEMCGGQLCWIIIELSILVYLIAGLIPFLVVLVIGLLVLLYGAGPMGVMDVFGFIGDVLSYSRLLALCLSTGGIGMTANLLCELLSGMIPYVGIIIGILVFLAVHLFNIAFQSMGAAIHSLRLHFVEFFGNFYEGSSELFEPFKAERTYTKIKK, encoded by the coding sequence ATGTTTAGGTCAGCAAGAATGCAAAAATTAAGCATAGTAACTTTGAATCAATACACTAAACCAGTAATAGATATTCTTCACGAAAGAGGAGTCATTCAAATTGATGATTTATCTGAAGACATCCAAAATAAAGAGGAATATTCCGGATTAGATGTATCTAAACAAGACCTAGTTGCTAGCAGAATAGCATCATTATCAATGAAATGTAATAGTATCCTTGATACATTAAAATCTGCAGAGCAATCAAAAAGTATGGTTGATGTTATTAAAGGATTTATCAGCCCTAAAGAAATCATTGCTAAAGACGTGGAAGATATCTCTTCTGAAGAATTAGCAGATAAGGCTGAAGAAATTATCAGTAAAGTTGATGCAGTTCTCAGTCCAATTGAGTCACGTATGAATGAAATTGGAACTGAAGAAACAAAATATAAAGACTCTTTAAATGTTGCAACTCAATTAAGTAGTTTCGATATAGACTTTGCATATTTACAAGATACAAAATACACAAAAGTTATATCTGGTAGAATACCTGCAGAACATTTATCTGAAGCTAAATCAAAAATTGAAGAAGTAACTGAAAGAGTTGAGATATTTGAAGGTTCATCAAATTCAGACTCTGATGTAGTATACACACCAATAATTATTGTATCTGCAACTGAATTTGAAGAAGAAATATCTGGTGTACTTAGACGTTTAGAATTTGAAAAATTAGATGTCACTGGTTTAAGTGGTAAATCTGATGAAATAATCGAAGCATCTAAAAGTAAACTAGATGAATACAAAAATGAAAGAAAACAATGTTTAAAAGATATCAGAGAAGTTAGTCAACGTTCTAAAGAACATTTACTAGTAATAAATGAACAATTAGAAGTTGAAAAAGAACGAACTGAAATCTATTCACACTTTGGTGAAACTAGCACTACTAAAATGTTTAAAGCTTGGGTAGTCAAAGATGATGTTGAAGAAACTTTATCATTAATTGATGAAATCACTGATGGTCACAGTATCATTGAAGTAGAAGATCCTACTGAAGAAGAAATCGATGAAAATAAAGTTCCAGTAAAACAACAAAACCCTGGTTTTGCAAAACCTTACGAATTATTAGTAAATATGTATGCTACACCAAACTATAAAGACATAGATCCTACAATCATTATGGCTATATGTTTCCCATTTTTCTTCGGTTACTGTTTAACCGATGCTTTCTATGGAATAATCCTAGCTATTGTAGGAGGAATATTATATACAGGTATGGGTAAATCAAGTAAAACTTTCAAATCATTTGGAGTAATTCTCGTACAAATGGGTTTATGGACAGTATTACTGGGTCTGTTAACTGGAGGTTTCATGGGAGACTTTATACCTAGGTTTATAATGGGTGACTCAAGTGCAGCATTACCTACAGTAATTCCTGATATTAATGCATTCGCACATCCAGAAAATATTTTAATCTTAGCACTTGCTATAGGTTTAATACACCTTAATATCGCATTTATCTTTGGTATTATTGATAATCTTAAAAGAAGTAATTACAAAGAAATGTGTGGTGGACAATTATGTTGGATTATAATTGAATTATCAATTTTAGTTTACTTAATTGCAGGATTAATACCATTCCTAGTAGTATTAGTAATTGGTTTATTAGTATTATTATACGGTGCAGGTCCAATGGGTGTAATGGATGTATTTGGATTTATTGGTGATGTATTATCATACTCCAGATTATTAGCATTATGTCTATCTACTGGTGGTATTGGTATGACTGCTAACTTATTATGTGAATTATTATCTGGAATGATTCCATATGTTGGTATCATTATAGGTATATTAGTATTCTTAGCAGTACACTTATTTAACATTGCATTCCAATCAATGGGTGCAGCTATACACTCTTTACGTTTACACTTTGTAGAGTTCTTCGGTAACTTCTATGAAGGAAGTAGTGAACTTTTCGAGCCATTCAAGGCAGAAAGAACTTATACTAAAATAAAAAAATAA
- a CDS encoding Mov34/MPN/PAD-1 family protein gives MSINNRLTKLLGNDKEIKEVQVDQKVIDEIIKIAMNADPKEYVALLSGSINKTILKVTGLIFLPFEASDTSAVMQVFMMPMTTNAVGSVHSHPGPSAQPSNADLTFFSKNGYFHMIICRPYTVNTICAYDAYGNSLPFTITDLGDEVEIKQWDEIDIDKELFDEDLLNELYELEEEESKNMTNENNFENRTITSTDSINNNESKQPAMINLEFEVNGQIINRQLPLPPEYEPGDDVEVDVRTDKTPGDSIDEIVLNVKKSKKNLEKQLNEVNSITTKSSQEIDDEIKKMESEIEELKKENERLKNS, from the coding sequence ATGAGTATTAATAACAGACTCACTAAACTTTTAGGTAATGATAAAGAAATAAAAGAAGTACAAGTGGATCAAAAAGTCATCGATGAAATAATAAAAATAGCAATGAATGCTGATCCCAAGGAATATGTTGCTTTATTATCGGGTAGTATAAATAAAACTATTTTAAAAGTCACAGGTTTAATATTTTTACCTTTTGAAGCTTCAGATACAAGTGCAGTTATGCAAGTTTTCATGATGCCAATGACAACAAATGCTGTTGGATCAGTACATAGTCATCCAGGACCAAGTGCTCAACCATCAAATGCTGATTTAACATTCTTTAGTAAAAATGGATATTTTCACATGATTATATGTAGACCATATACTGTAAACACTATATGTGCTTATGATGCATATGGAAATAGTTTGCCTTTCACAATCACTGATTTAGGTGATGAAGTTGAAATTAAACAATGGGATGAAATAGATATTGACAAGGAATTATTTGATGAAGATTTATTAAATGAACTATATGAATTAGAAGAAGAGGAATCAAAAAATATGACTAATGAAAATAATTTTGAAAATAGAACTATCACGTCAACAGATTCTATAAATAATAATGAATCAAAACAACCTGCAATGATTAATCTAGAATTTGAAGTGAATGGACAAATAATTAATCGACAGTTACCGTTACCACCAGAATATGAACCTGGTGATGATGTGGAGGTGGATGTTCGTACAGATAAAACACCTGGAGATTCTATTGATGAAATTGTGTTAAATGTTAAAAAATCTAAGAAAAACTTAGAAAAACAGTTAAACGAAGTTAACTCAATAACTACAAAATCATCTCAAGAAATTGATGATGAAATTAAAAAAATGGAATCTGAAATAGAAGAACTAAAAAAAGAGAATGAGCGTTTAAAAAATAGTTAA
- a CDS encoding transcriptional regulator — translation MKIDNFQINRENILNDVNTLLTTYGFQTSDIYDRSCFDILARKDDILIILKILVNIDSLTAAQAEELSKVAGTFLASPMIIGFKSKHNYLEEDIVYERYEIPAISPQTLCNIIVNNIHPELFAKRGGYYVKINGKLLKELREKKNLSLKELADISHVSRETIYRYEQGNSQTYPETALKLEEVLNSPITLSINLLESDNINSLDKRIQEPIELIKLGYDVKTSNKTPFDAISEQQHASKELTKLRQKLESKLDEIEKLTKEINKQAKNNNILITNMERNRNENKLKQIAHQTEDISSITENDALFVLEHKQEKDFINKTPVIYTWELKDMNKIEDLLKLIKERKKEAEHS, via the coding sequence ATGAAAATAGATAATTTCCAAATTAATCGTGAAAATATATTAAATGATGTAAATACATTACTTACAACATATGGTTTTCAAACATCAGATATATATGATAGAAGTTGTTTTGATATATTAGCTAGGAAAGATGATATTCTAATCATACTAAAAATTCTAGTTAATATTGATAGTTTAACAGCAGCACAAGCAGAGGAATTATCTAAAGTAGCAGGAACCTTTCTAGCAAGTCCTATGATTATTGGATTTAAATCAAAACATAATTATCTTGAAGAAGATATTGTATATGAAAGATATGAAATTCCGGCAATTTCACCTCAAACATTATGTAATATTATAGTAAATAATATTCATCCAGAATTATTTGCTAAACGTGGTGGATATTATGTTAAGATTAATGGAAAATTATTGAAAGAGTTACGTGAGAAGAAAAATTTATCACTTAAAGAACTTGCAGATATTAGTCATGTATCTCGAGAAACAATATATAGATATGAACAAGGTAATTCACAAACATATCCTGAAACCGCACTTAAATTAGAAGAAGTTTTAAACAGTCCCATAACTCTTTCAATTAACTTACTAGAATCAGATAATATTAATTCTTTAGATAAAAGAATACAAGAACCAATAGAATTAATAAAACTAGGATATGATGTGAAAACATCAAATAAAACACCTTTTGATGCCATATCCGAACAACAACATGCTAGCAAAGAATTAACCAAACTTAGACAAAAATTAGAAAGTAAACTAGATGAAATAGAAAAACTTACCAAAGAAATTAATAAACAAGCCAAAAATAATAATATTCTCATTACTAATATGGAACGTAATAGAAATGAAAACAAATTAAAACAAATTGCACATCAAACAGAAGATATTTCCTCCATCACAGAAAATGATGCTTTGTTTGTATTAGAACATAAACAAGAAAAAGATTTTATTAATAAAACACCCGTTATATATACATGGGAACTTAAAGATATGAATAAAATTGAAGACCTATTAAAATTAATAAAAGAAAGAAAAAAAGAAGCTGAACATTCATGA
- a CDS encoding V-type ATP synthase subunit K (produces ATP from ADP in the presence of a proton gradient across the membrane; the K subunit is a nonenzymatic component which binds the dimeric form by interacting with the G and E subunits): MAAELALGSALAAIGAGVAVGFAALGSGIGQGIASSSAVGAVAEDSSMFAQGLVFTAIPETQAIYGFLIAILLLVFSGIMGGSPLGVTSGLVAIGAGASVGFGGLGSGMGQGIASSAAVGAVVEEPSMFAQGLVFTAIPETQAIYGFLIAILLLVFGGILGA; the protein is encoded by the coding sequence ATGGCAGCAGAATTAGCATTAGGTTCAGCCCTAGCTGCAATTGGTGCAGGAGTAGCAGTAGGATTTGCAGCATTAGGTTCAGGTATCGGTCAAGGTATCGCATCTTCCTCAGCAGTAGGTGCAGTAGCAGAAGATTCCAGTATGTTTGCACAAGGTTTAGTATTTACAGCTATTCCTGAAACTCAGGCTATCTACGGTTTCCTTATCGCTATCTTATTATTAGTATTCTCAGGAATTATGGGAGGATCTCCATTAGGAGTAACATCAGGTTTAGTAGCAATTGGTGCAGGAGCATCCGTTGGTTTCGGTGGTCTTGGTTCAGGTATGGGTCAAGGTATTGCATCTTCCGCAGCAGTAGGTGCTGTAGTAGAAGAACCAAGTATGTTTGCACAAGGTTTAGTATTTACAGCTATTCCTGAAACTCAGGCTATCTACGGTTTCCTTATCGCTATCTTATTATTAGTATTCGGTGGAATACTCGGAGCATAG
- a CDS encoding DUF1743 domain-containing protein: protein MNSEKSIKLHVGIDDTDSAEGMCTTYLTCIILRKLEELGIKPLDYPRLIRLNPFARYKTRGNGALSFVVNLTSEEVELVENIVLEYVEKYAMFDGINTNPGVIFYEGEVTEEMRQYAKSAIYSIYTIEYAEEFAKKIGAKYHKFKKGRGIIGAIAAISIELTDQTFECLAYRIPENYGTKRQLDDESIFYMNEQTYPETFDNIDIEENYAAIEPHTPCPVLYGIRGNTPEIVEKAHNLVKSYEEIQDYCIFKTNQHTDMHIQYNVKIKDMVNTGCYSFDCQVIQAPYDIEGGHVFFKVSDGTDVLECAAFEPTKSFRDIVRKLCVGDKLTIYGGLNDNHTLNIEKFKINEIEPQYTYKNPLCECGKRMKSAGKNKGFKCPKCSKRLRDADKIKEPISRDIECGFYEVPTEARRHLAKPIIRITTGADKILSKKY, encoded by the coding sequence TTGAATTCAGAAAAATCAATAAAATTACATGTAGGTATTGATGATACAGATTCTGCAGAAGGAATGTGTACTACATATTTAACCTGTATTATACTTAGAAAACTAGAAGAACTAGGAATTAAACCTTTAGATTATCCTAGGTTAATAAGATTAAATCCTTTCGCACGTTATAAGACAAGAGGTAATGGAGCATTATCTTTTGTTGTTAATTTAACTTCAGAAGAAGTAGAATTAGTGGAAAATATAGTTTTAGAATATGTTGAAAAATATGCTATGTTTGATGGAATTAACACAAATCCTGGTGTAATATTCTATGAAGGTGAAGTGACTGAGGAAATGAGACAGTATGCAAAATCCGCAATATATTCTATATATACTATAGAGTATGCTGAAGAATTTGCTAAAAAAATAGGTGCAAAATATCATAAATTCAAGAAAGGTAGAGGTATTATTGGAGCAATAGCTGCAATAAGTATTGAATTAACTGATCAAACATTTGAATGTCTAGCATATAGAATACCTGAAAATTATGGGACAAAAAGACAATTGGATGATGAAAGTATTTTTTATATGAATGAACAAACATATCCTGAAACATTTGATAATATAGATATTGAAGAAAACTATGCAGCAATAGAACCACATACACCATGTCCTGTATTATATGGTATAAGAGGAAATACTCCTGAAATAGTAGAAAAAGCACATAATTTGGTAAAATCATATGAAGAAATTCAAGATTACTGTATTTTTAAAACAAATCAACATACTGATATGCATATTCAATATAATGTTAAAATAAAAGATATGGTAAATACAGGTTGTTATTCATTTGATTGTCAAGTTATACAAGCACCATATGATATTGAAGGAGGACATGTCTTTTTTAAAGTAAGTGATGGGACAGATGTACTGGAATGTGCTGCATTTGAACCAACTAAATCATTTAGGGATATTGTCCGAAAACTTTGTGTAGGTGATAAATTAACAATATATGGTGGATTAAATGATAATCATACATTAAATATCGAAAAATTTAAGATAAACGAGATAGAACCACAATATACTTATAAAAATCCTCTATGTGAATGTGGAAAACGTATGAAATCAGCAGGTAAGAATAAGGGATTTAAGTGTCCAAAATGTAGTAAAAGATTAAGGGATGCTGATAAAATTAAAGAACCTATTTCACGAGACATTGAGTGTGGGTTTTATGAAGTACCAACAGAAGCTAGACGTCATTTAGCAAAACCAATAATAAGAATAACTACAGGTGCAGATAAAATATTATCTAAAAAATATTAA
- a CDS encoding tRNA(His) guanylyltransferase Thg1 family protein, whose product MKKYEQFSQLKIINDLPIILRIDGRSFSKYTKQLKLKKPFDIRLMDIFINVSKDLANEFNTKYIYTFSDEINILLDEIPFNGRVEKIDSVICSYITASFMKHLFLNNDKFDIDVTTLKPVSFDSRIIITANHQKDYFKWRQDEAWRNCLNSYAQATLNKSNSSNETANILYKLNKSEIHELLFEHDINIAHVPTWQKRGVAIYKIKKEIEGYNPKLNKKTISTRNKIYVDKEVTLIK is encoded by the coding sequence TTGAAAAAATATGAACAATTTTCACAATTAAAAATAATAAATGATTTACCAATTATCCTACGTATTGATGGACGTTCCTTTTCAAAATATACAAAACAATTAAAGTTAAAAAAACCATTTGACATAAGATTAATGGATATATTTATAAATGTATCTAAAGATTTAGCTAATGAATTTAATACAAAATATATCTACACATTTTCTGATGAGATAAATATTTTATTGGATGAAATTCCATTTAATGGTCGTGTTGAAAAAATTGATTCAGTAATTTGTTCATATATAACCGCATCTTTTATGAAACATTTGTTTTTAAATAATGATAAATTTGATATAGATGTAACTACATTAAAACCAGTTTCTTTTGATTCAAGAATAATTATAACTGCAAATCATCAAAAAGACTATTTTAAATGGCGTCAAGATGAAGCATGGCGTAATTGTTTAAATTCATATGCTCAAGCTACTTTAAATAAAAGTAATTCTAGTAATGAGACCGCTAATATATTATATAAACTAAATAAATCAGAAATTCATGAATTATTATTTGAACATGATATTAATATAGCACACGTACCCACATGGCAAAAAAGAGGTGTGGCTATATATAAGATAAAAAAAGAAATTGAAGGATATAATCCAAAATTAAACAAAAAGACTATATCTACAAGAAATAAAATATATGTAGATAAGGAAGTAACATTAATCAAATAA
- the serA gene encoding phosphoglycerate dehydrogenase: MSKVLVADKINEKGVEVLEGSAEIVNNPTITPEELLETIDQYEGIIVRSRTKVTKEVIENAKNLKIIARAGVGVDNIDVQAATDNGILVVNAPQSTSITVAEHAMGLMLSLSRKIAIADASVKSGKWEKSKFMGMELKNKILGVIGMGRIGSEVVKRAKAFEMDVVVYDPYISDEVAKNLGVEIVEFEKLIEVSDVMTIHVPLTPETKGLISKDQLYKMKDHAIILNCARGGIINEDDLYEVLKERPELKAGLDVYENEPLKESPLQTLDNVVLTPHIAASTKEAQRDAAIIVAKQVKEVINGETPSNVLNMPIVDSETFQKLKPYFKLTEKLGQILVQTTTANISELNIVYSGEISGRAKEPLTRELLKEFLNPILTEPVNSVNAKSVAKQRGVKVTEGETEDSGKYDATIKISVKYDDKEMTIEGTVENNELKIISIDDYDINLTFEGLMGIVKYTDLPGTIGKIGNVLGDYKINIAEMKVGRKSEGGEAVMVIKVDQEITEEVVSKLEETEYIDFVKSVKL; this comes from the coding sequence ATGTCAAAAGTATTAGTAGCTGATAAAATTAATGAAAAAGGTGTAGAAGTTTTAGAAGGATCTGCCGAAATTGTAAATAATCCTACAATAACACCTGAAGAATTATTAGAAACAATTGACCAATACGAAGGAATAATTGTTAGAAGTAGAACCAAAGTAACCAAAGAAGTTATAGAAAATGCTAAAAACCTAAAAATTATTGCAAGAGCAGGTGTAGGTGTAGATAATATAGATGTACAAGCTGCAACAGATAATGGAATTTTAGTAGTGAATGCACCACAATCCACATCAATAACAGTAGCTGAACATGCTATGGGTTTAATGTTATCATTAAGTAGAAAAATAGCAATAGCAGATGCATCTGTTAAATCAGGAAAATGGGAAAAAAGTAAATTCATGGGAATGGAATTAAAAAATAAAATTCTCGGTGTTATTGGTATGGGAAGAATCGGAAGTGAAGTTGTAAAAAGAGCAAAAGCTTTCGAAATGGATGTAGTAGTGTACGACCCATATATATCTGATGAAGTAGCTAAAAACTTAGGTGTAGAAATAGTAGAATTTGAAAAACTCATAGAAGTTTCTGATGTGATGACAATCCACGTTCCTTTAACACCTGAAACTAAAGGATTAATTTCTAAAGACCAATTATACAAAATGAAAGATCATGCAATAATCCTCAACTGTGCTAGAGGAGGAATTATAAATGAAGATGATCTTTATGAAGTATTAAAAGAAAGACCAGAACTAAAAGCAGGACTTGACGTGTATGAAAATGAACCTTTAAAAGAAAGTCCACTACAAACACTAGACAATGTAGTTTTAACACCCCACATTGCTGCATCTACAAAAGAAGCACAACGTGATGCTGCCATAATTGTTGCAAAACAAGTGAAAGAAGTAATAAATGGCGAAACACCAAGTAACGTATTGAACATGCCCATAGTAGATTCTGAAACATTTCAAAAACTAAAACCATACTTTAAATTAACAGAAAAACTAGGTCAAATATTAGTACAAACAACCACTGCAAACATATCTGAATTAAACATAGTATATAGTGGTGAAATTTCAGGTAGAGCTAAAGAACCATTAACCCGTGAATTATTAAAAGAATTCTTAAATCCTATATTAACAGAACCAGTAAACTCAGTAAATGCTAAATCTGTTGCAAAACAAAGAGGTGTTAAAGTAACAGAAGGTGAAACAGAAGATAGTGGAAAATATGATGCTACTATAAAAATTTCTGTAAAATATGATGACAAAGAAATGACTATTGAAGGAACTGTTGAAAACAATGAACTTAAAATAATATCCATTGATGATTATGATATTAATTTAACATTTGAAGGTTTAATGGGTATTGTAAAATACACTGACTTACCAGGCACCATTGGAAAAATTGGCAATGTATTAGGAGATTATAAAATAAATATTGCTGAAATGAAAGTTGGTAGAAAATCAGAAGGTGGCGAAGCTGTAATGGTTATTAAAGTAGATCAAGAAATAACTGAAGAAGTAGTTTCAAAACTTGAAGAAACAGAATATATTGATTTTGTGAAATCAGTGAAATTATAA